Within the Populus trichocarpa isolate Nisqually-1 chromosome 14, P.trichocarpa_v4.1, whole genome shotgun sequence genome, the region TACTTCAACTGGTCGACCGGATAGATATAGTTGTATTAATCATTCGACCGTTTCAtacaaaaactataattttataaagtttttcttccaaatatattttataagtcaaaatatacatatttttttaacttctaaactaaaaaatagactctaattaaaatctcaaaaaattattgttcacatAGTAGTTGGTGATTCTAAGTAGATAAGTATGAGTTTACCATAACTAAATGAGAATCTATCTTAAATAGATCACGTGGATGACATATCATATGCATTTATGAACTAGTGGAACAAGTTTAGACCCAAGAGGAGGTCTGATCGCGCTAGACTAGAATAACAACTCAAAAGGAtcataactttttattcaatcGTTGAATCgcactcaaatatttacaggagTTTTCAGAAGCTTTTTTTCCTTAGCAGCCAATGCATCGCTACGCGGACCGTTGGATTTTTAGATATCAAAAATTTCATCAAGACTCCCgagtttgataattttgagatttttattattatttttgaaaccaGTCGATCAGTTTCACTGACCATTACGAATCAGTCGACCAGTTGAGTACAAAATAATACAGTTTGAACATGTCGCGTTTCTGAAAcgcaatttaatcaaaatatattatttcaccaAAATTTTTTGctcatatatcaattttttaaaaattttgaatctaTTTGCCCAATTTATCCAAAATCTCcagatatttttattcaaagaaaaagttCGCAAGATTTTAATGCGGGAATTCTGGGCCGTTATGAAAACCGTGATAAGAAGAACTATTCAAACCTAACAAACCTCTTAGACTCTCAAGTGGAAGTGGAACTTACTCTCACACAGAAACATTCATGGGGTTTCCTTCACTTCACCACTCAACGTGACCCATATGCaggttgaaaagaaaagggaaatggTGATGGATTTGCATGTGATTTGCTCTCTGTAATTattccaattttattattgtttcttcttctagaTTGAtggaatttattttgtattgataataatataaaaaaacgtGTACGATTATTTGCATGAGCACATGTAGATGCTAGCAGTCTTGAAACAAAAACCCCAAGAAGAGGGAGTCGGCTCTCCCTGCTATGTTCTTCCTTTCCTTAAAACGTGTATGAAACACATGGGGCTGGCTTTAGTTCTAAGCTGGCTGCGAATCTCGAAAACTTGGTCTTAGTTTCAAGATATCTAGACTAGAGAaccctttttcttaaaaaaatagataataaatagCTGTAGACAAAAAAGTGATTGTCAACTGTTAACGATATCGGACCGCCATTCCTTGCTCCATTTTGAGGCAACTCAAGAAACTGCTGCTACTCATTTAGttccaaaaatataataaaggtATAATCCCATTTCTTGATTCATCATAATTATTCcccttttctatttaaatatgtGTTTGCAAGTACTTTAGGCAATCCTTTCCTTTTAAtccttgctttgttttttacaacGAGGTGCATTACATTGGTTGAGAGCCAGTTATTAATAGATTGTGGTGGGTGCCTATTAGTCTGTCCTGTTTTTTGCTTTATAGAACCTGTGATTTCCCAATCCCAACAGGAATAAGTGTAGTTGTGGAATTTGTTCGTATTGATTATCTGATTTGaagtaactttttttctttgacttccTTTTCACTTGTGCAGTCCAAGAACAGAGAAGATCTCAGTTAGGTCTTAGTACATATAATTTGTGTAGAGATGGTAGTGGGAGAGCTGCATGGATTTATGCCAGTATCCTCCAAGATGAAATCGTCTACACGTGACATATTTCTGTCATCACCATTTGTTGGGCGTAAACTGGGCAATGGAGGACATGCATATACCTCAATTTCGGGTGTTCAGCTATCAAAATTCAACTTCCCTAGGAAAACATGGAACACTAGTAGACGGCACTCAACTACTACTGCAGTTCTAGCCGATTTTACAAAAGACTTTATGGTaactttcatatatttttacctTTATTTGATATCCAGTTGCTGTGTCTATATGAGCATGCTAAGTTTCCTTATTGGCCGTTGTTAACTAACTGTTATTTGGATCAACTTGAATTTGCTACGTAGACTTTTCAGGCATCAATGTTTGAGAAACAAGCAGCAGACCCTAAGACTGTTGCTGCTATCATATTAGGTGGTGGAGCTGGAACAAGACTCTTCCCTCTTACTCGAAGAAGGGCTAAACCAGCTGTAAGTAACTCGAAATACTCCTGAAATAGGAGtatcccatttttttttcataatgttGCAACTCTCAATCCTACTAATTTATCACATTTTGTCTCCTTTGTATGGTACTTAGGTACCAATTGGGGGATGTTACAGATTGATTGATGTTCCAATGAGTAATTGCATCAACAGTGGAATTAACAAAATTTACATCCTCACccagttcaattctcaatcccTTAACCGTCACATTGCTCGAACATATAATCAGGGAAATGGTGTAGACTTTGGCGATGGATTTGTTGAGGTATGTTGAATCTCTTAATTAATATGATAGGCTATACTCTATTTTGAAGATGCTATTTTATATACTAGGATCAACTGTGTGCTTGGTGCAGATAACAGCATAGTCTTTTCCCTTTTTACCTTCACTAGAATGAGTTTTTAGCATCCGAGCAATTGCACTTCTAATTATGATTCATTTTCCACGATAGGTATTGGCAGCTACCCAGACACCTGGTGAATCTGGTAAGAAGTGGTTTCAGGGTACAGCAGATGCTGTAAGACAATTTATTTGGTTGTTTGAGGTATGAAATTCTCTATCATGTCTGCATCTTGATTCTGCGAACTGTCATTCCTAGCAGATTTAGAATAGAAAGCTAATGGTATTAGATCATAGATAAATAATCGGTAACTCATTCATCCAAATGAATATATGGTCTTGATGTTTCAATCTTAAGTGGCCGATTTTGTGGTAATCTCTGCAGGATGCGAAGCTTAGAAACATTGAGAACATTCTGGTATTATCTGGTGATCATCTTTATCGAATGGATTACATGGACTTTTTGCAGGTTTAAGCATCACTTCAAACCTGGTTAACACTTCACTCATTTTCTAGACTCAAgtgatttttgttaaataatactCTCTGTCTGCAGAAGCATATTGAATCGGGTGCTGACATTTGTGTCTCTTGTCTTCCCGTGAATGACAGGTTACTAATTTTAATCATAGATTTTCCTGATTCTCACAACCCTTTCCTTCTTCCAGATTGTAATGTCGCCaagaaaacacaatttaattaaaagtacTTGTTTAGAGTTCTTTTACTTCGATCATCATGGTTTTATTTCTTCTTACTGCAGTCGTGCATCTGATTTTGGGTTGGTAAAGATTGATGAAACAGGACAGATAAGACAATTTCTTGAGAAGCCTAAGGGTGAAAATTTGAAATCTATGGTGTGttactttatttgttttagccTCATGAGATAGTGCATGGAACTATATCATAAGAATTGCTGTAGTATGAAACTAACAAGTGTCTTCTTAACAATTTCTGTTGTTTCAGAAAGTGGATACAACTGTTTTAGGATTATCAGCTCAAGAAGCAAATAAATTTCCATACATTGCATCGATGGGTATATATATGTTCAAGACAGATGTACTGCTAAAACTTCTCAGGTAAAGTAGCATGCAAGGAATGCATCTTTCCCTGTACAATATTCTTCATAGCTAAACATCGGCAAACTtactttgaataaaattttgaaacaatTGATAACATCTGTTTTACCTCTTAACTATAAAccaaaaattgagttttataccTGAGACAGAGCTTGAATCCATTTTAGTTCGTACCTTCTGATTCCAGTATTCTTACCGTTGGATCAATTTGACTTTTAGCTGAACAATTTTGTGAGACAATCACTTATAAAGAAAACTTCTTGTTTATGGGCCTATGTATGGTGCTTTTCTTGGGAGTTCCATAGCCACTATCTTCTATTACTAATTTATAAGAAACATGTGAAGTGAGCATATTACTGTTGAAAGCACAGAcagatcaaaacaataatgatttTGTTAAGCTCCAGTCCAATCACTGCTTCCTTTATCTTGATCAATCATATTATTCCACACTTCAGTGCTAATTCAATGCCATATCAGGctaatgattttaaaactaaCGGTATTTTACTTTGTGAGTGTGCTAACATTTCAGAGTTTGCAATCTCTTTTTG harbors:
- the LOC7455379 gene encoding glucose-1-phosphate adenylyltransferase large subunit 1; its protein translation is MVVGELHGFMPVSSKMKSSTRDIFLSSPFVGRKLGNGGHAYTSISGVQLSKFNFPRKTWNTSRRHSTTTAVLADFTKDFMTFQASMFEKQAADPKTVAAIILGGGAGTRLFPLTRRRAKPAVPIGGCYRLIDVPMSNCINSGINKIYILTQFNSQSLNRHIARTYNQGNGVDFGDGFVEVLAATQTPGESGKKWFQGTADAVRQFIWLFEDAKLRNIENILVLSGDHLYRMDYMDFLQKHIESGADICVSCLPVNDSRASDFGLVKIDETGQIRQFLEKPKGENLKSMKVDTTVLGLSAQEANKFPYIASMGIYMFKTDVLLKLLRWNYPTANDFGSEIIPMSTKEYNVQAYLFNGYWEDIGTIKSFFDANLALTDQPPNFHFFDPLKPIFTSPRFLPPTKIEKCRVKDSIVSHGCFLRECSVERSIVGVRSRLEYGVELKDTMMIGADYYQTEAEIAASLAEGRVPVGVGKDTKIMNCIIDKNARIGKNVIIANKEGVQEAERPSEGFYIRSGITVVLKNSVIKDGTII